A window from Vigna angularis cultivar LongXiaoDou No.4 chromosome 7, ASM1680809v1, whole genome shotgun sequence encodes these proteins:
- the LOC108336481 gene encoding FAS1 domain-containing protein SELMODRAFT_448915-like: MALWSVVLLTLLFAIAECQTTISFNQTDLEAAMADMRSRSYYGFVILLKILNSQQNSLRSNDLTFLMPNDDELSQFSISLDQLHDFILSHSIPTPLLLSHLLRFPNGSVVPSSIPSRMINITNSGRTGLFVNNARIVTPNVCQSSLIRCHGISAALTFANMVSFHRTPQANVPNPAASVKKMSIPFF; the protein is encoded by the coding sequence ATGGCTCTCTGGTCTGTGGTACTTCTCACCCTCCTCTTTGCCATTGCTGAATGTCAGACAACAATTTCATTCAACCAAACCGACCTAGAGGCAGCCATGGCTGACATGAGAAGCAGGTCTTACTATGGATTTGTCATCCTCCTCAAAATTCTCAACAGCCAGCAAAATTCACTGAGAAGCAATGATTTGACATTCCTAATGCCAAATGATGATGAGCTATCACAGTTCTCCATATCTCTAGACCAGCTGCATGATTTCATACTCAGCCATTCTATTCCAACACCGTTGCTGCTCAGTCACCTATTACGTTTTCCAAATGGTTCTGTGGTTCCCTCTAGCATTCCAAGTAGGATGATCAACATCACCAACAGCGGTAGAACAGGTTTGTTTGTCAACAATGCAAGGATTGTCACACCAAATGTATGCCAAAGCTCTTTAATAAGATGCCATGGAATCAGTGCTGCTTTGACGTTTGCAAACATGGTTTCGTTCCACCGAACCCCACAAGCTAACGTGCCAAACCCAGCTGCATCTGTCAAAAAGATGAGTATCCCATTTTTCTAG
- the LOC108338528 gene encoding OBERON-like protein, which yields MHPPRQQSQGGEGLRTSLSLVSSDPRLSLEEPRSNTGNLRESPTESASSREIWPPAAAIKRESDCPDQAVIRRVSGSDKITLHDVARERVDIICEKMVHLPSEFLDELKNELRVILEGGNGSQHREEFFILQKLVQSRSDLTTNTLARTHRVQLEILVAINTGIQGFLHPSINLSQASLIEIFLYKRCRNLACGSQLPAEDCTCETCTNGNGFCNLCMCVICSKFDFEVNTCRWIGCDLCSHWTHTDCAIREQLICVGPATQNGTGPSEMVFKCQACNRTSELLGWVKDVFQHCAMSWDGEALIRELDFVSRIFHGSKDPRGRKLHWKSDDLKENLRSGKVETTAACTGILMFFKELELDSQKTLENVESGSGRLIVPQEACNRISEVVHEAVRNMEMVANEKMRMFKKARLSFDACERELADKAREAGELKMDRQKKKLEIEELEKIVRLKSAEADMFQMKSNEAKREAERLQRILLAKSDKSEEEYTSNYLKQRLSEAEAEKQYLYEKIKMQESSRILQSSSGGDPLMFSKIHDLLYSVPPSADGPSNDCHPFRTNP from the exons ATGCACCCTCCACGACAGCAGTCACAAGGTGGTGAAGGACTACGAACTTCTCTGTCTCTAGTTTCTTCAGATCCCCGCCTTTCACTTGAGGAGCCTAGATCAAACACTGGCAATCTCCGTGAATCTCCGACTGAAAGTGCCAGTTCTCGGGAAATTTGGCCTCCTGCTGCAGCAATAAAAAGGGAGAGTGACTGCCCTGATCAGGCTGTTATACGTCGTGTTTCTGGTTCTGACAAAATTACTCTTCATGACGTTGCAAGAGAACGAGTTGATATTATATGTGAAAAAATGGTTCATCTACCTTCCGAATTTCTTGACGAACTGAAAAATGAACTTCGAGTTATCCTTGAAGGAGGGAATGGCTCGCAGCATAGAGaggaattttttattttgcagaAGCTTGTTCAGAGTAGATCTGATTTAACAACCAACACATTGGCACGAACACATCGTGTGCAGCTCGAAATCCTTGTTGCCATAAATACTGGAATTCAGGGATTTTTACATCCTAGTATCAATCTATCTCAGGCTTCATTGATTGAGATATTTCTGTATAAGAGATGTAGAAACCTAGCTTGTGGGAGCCAGCTTCCTGCTGAAGATTGTACCTGTGAAACATGCACCAATGGAAATGGTTTCTGCAATCTTTGCATGTGTGTTATCTGCAGTAAGTTTGACTTTGAAGTAAATACATGCCGCTGGATTGGATGTGATTTGTGCTCTCATTGGACTCACACTGATTGTGCCATTCGCGAGCAACTTATTTGTGTGGGCCCTGCTACACAGAATGGAACAGGGCCAAGCGAAATGGTATTTAAGTGTCAAGCATGCAATAGGACTTCAGAACTGCTGGGTTGGGTTAAAGATGTCTTCCAGCATTGTGCGATGTCATGGGATGGAGAGGCCCTGATTAGGGAACTTGATTTTGTCAGTAGGATCTTTCATGGAAGTAAAGACCCACGAGGGAGGAAACTCCACTGGAAGTCTGACGATCTCAAGGAAAATTTAAGAAGTGGCAAAGTCGAAACTACGGCTGCATGCACGGGAATATTGATGTTTTTCAAAG AGCTTGAGCTGGACTCTCAAAAGACCCTGGAAAATGTTGAAAGTGGAAGTGGAAGACTGATTGTTCCACAGGAGGCATGCAATAGAATTTCAGAGGTGGTGCATGAGGCTGTAAGAAATATGGAAATGGTAGCCAATGAGAAGATGAGAATGTTCAAGAAGGCTCGGTTGTCTTTTGATGCTTGTGAACGTGAATTAGCAGACAAGGCCAGAGAAGCAGGAGAACTAAAAATGGATAGGCAAAAAAAGAAGTTAGAGATTGAAGAACTAGAGAAAATTGTGAGGCTTAAAAGTGCAGAGGCTGATATGTTCCAGATGAAGTCCAATGAAGCTAAAAGAGAAGCTGAGCGGCTCCAGAGGATTCTTCTTGCCAAGTCTGATAAATCAGAAGAAGAATATACCAGTAATTATTTGAAGCAAAGATTAAGTGAGGCCGAGGCTGAGAAGCAGTATCTGTATGAGAAGATCAAAATGCAGGAGTCTTCTCGTATATTGCAAAGCAGTAGTGGTGGTGACCCCTTGATGTTTTCCAAAATTCATGATCTTCTCTATAGTGTTCCTCCCAGTGCAGATGGTCCATCTAATGACTGCCATCCTTTTCGAACAAACCCATAA